The segment GATTTACACCTAATTCCTGCTTTTGTATTGCTAATAACTGGCTATAGCCAAAGTATGGTATATACGCTAGTTATAGGTGCGATTTTGGCAAATATATTTTCTATTATTTTGATATTGATAGAAGCGTATAAAACTAGAGATGAATTTTAAGGATAGATAATGCAATATGTAGCTAAAGATATAGAGTATAAATGGCAAACTACTTGGAGAGATAGCGGTTATAGCGAGCCAAAAGATGATTATAGCTTACCTAAAAAATATATTTTATCTATGTTTCCATATCCTAGTGGCAGACTTCACATGGGGCATGTGCGAAACTACGCTATAGGTGATGCCCTATCTAGGTATTATAGAAATATGGGGTTTAATGTCCTTCAGCCAATGGGTTTTGATAGCTTTGGTATGCCAGCAGAAAATGCCGCTATAAAGCATAAAATTCATCCTAAAAAATGGACATATGAAAATATAGAATATATGATAAAAGAGCTTGATACCTTGGGGTTAAGCTTTTCTAAAAATCGCTTATTAGCTACTAGCGATCCACTCTATACAAGATGGGAGCAAGAGTTTTTCATAAAAATGTATGAAAAAGGCTTGGTATATCGCAAATCTGCTGTGGTAAATTGGTGTGAAAATGACCAAACAGTTTTGGCAAATGAGCAAGTAGAAGATGGTAAATGCTGGAGATGTGGCCACGATGTAATTCAAAAAGAGATGCCAGGATATTATCTCAAAATTACAGATTATGCTAATGAGCTTTTGGAGTGTTTAAAAGATTTAGATGGCAAATGGCCAAATCAAGTTATAACTATGCAAGAAAATTGGATAGGTAAAAGTAGCGGGCTTGAGTTTGAATTTAAGCTTGATGATCGTAGCAAGGAGATTGCTAGTGAAGATGGATTTATGGTCTTTACTACTAGGGCTGATACTATTTATGGAGTTAGTTATTGTGCTTTAGCGCCAGAGCATAGCCTTACAAAAAAGATTTTAAATAGTGATAATACCTCAAAAGAGATAAAAGATAAGATCAAATTTATGCTAAATCAAAGTCCAAAAGAGCGCCAAATAGCTGATAAAGATGGAGTCTATCTAGGCATTAATGCTATCCATCCGATAACCAAAGAGCTAGTGCCGATATGGTGTGCGAATTTCGTCTTAGCTGAGTATGGTCATGGGGCTTTGATGGCGGTGCCTGCTCATGATGAGAGGGATTATGAGTTTGCTATTAAATTTAATCTACCTATTAAAAAGATAATAGAGTGCGATGAGTTGCCATATACTCAAAAGAGTGGCAACCATATAAATTCAGATATGATAAATAATATGGATTATGATGAGGCTAGTAAAACTATCATAAATTACTTCGAAAATAGCAGTAGCGGTAAAGAGGTTACAAACTACAAATTAAGAGATTGGGGTATCTCTAGACAGAGATATTGGGGTGCGCCGATCCCTATAGTGCATTGCGATAAATGCGGAGTTGTGTGCGAGAGTATTGAGAATTTGCCTGTTTTATTGCCTGAAGATGTGAGTATCACAGGTGAGGGAAATCCGCTAGACAAGCATCCAAATTTCAAAAAATGTAAATGCCCTAAATGCGGCAATCAAGCTAAAAGAGAAACCGATACTATGGATACATTTTTTGAAAGTAGCTGGTATTTTGCTAGATATGCAAGTGATGAGAAAACTTGGGAAAAAGTAGCCTTTGATAAAAAAAGTGTTGATTATTGGATGAGCGTAGATCAATATATCGGTGGGATAGAACACGCTATACTTCATCTTTTATATGCTAGATTTTTTCAAAAAGTTTTAAGAGATCTTGGCTATTTGCGTGATAGTGAGCCTTTTGCTAGTTTATTAACTCAGGGTATGGTCTTAA is part of the Campylobacter lanienae NCTC 13004 genome and harbors:
- the leuS gene encoding leucine--tRNA ligase, with the protein product MQYVAKDIEYKWQTTWRDSGYSEPKDDYSLPKKYILSMFPYPSGRLHMGHVRNYAIGDALSRYYRNMGFNVLQPMGFDSFGMPAENAAIKHKIHPKKWTYENIEYMIKELDTLGLSFSKNRLLATSDPLYTRWEQEFFIKMYEKGLVYRKSAVVNWCENDQTVLANEQVEDGKCWRCGHDVIQKEMPGYYLKITDYANELLECLKDLDGKWPNQVITMQENWIGKSSGLEFEFKLDDRSKEIASEDGFMVFTTRADTIYGVSYCALAPEHSLTKKILNSDNTSKEIKDKIKFMLNQSPKERQIADKDGVYLGINAIHPITKELVPIWCANFVLAEYGHGALMAVPAHDERDYEFAIKFNLPIKKIIECDELPYTQKSGNHINSDMINNMDYDEASKTIINYFENSSSGKEVTNYKLRDWGISRQRYWGAPIPIVHCDKCGVVCESIENLPVLLPEDVSITGEGNPLDKHPNFKKCKCPKCGNQAKRETDTMDTFFESSWYFARYASDEKTWEKVAFDKKSVDYWMSVDQYIGGIEHAILHLLYARFFQKVLRDLGYLRDSEPFASLLTQGMVLKDGAKMSKSKGNTVDPDEIIDRYGADTARLFILFAAPPQKELEWNDSAVEGAFKFINRLYDRSVNAYKTEQLPSINHANLNKDEKYARLKVYEALKKSSEVFESSFTFNTLIAACMEALNALNAQQNKDIWTEGYYIILSLLEPIIPHVSWELSSELFGLKNLRKIELKSEVFESDTINLAITINGKRRAEIEIDKSLSDQEIINQAKIAASKWIGSSEIIKEIYVPNKLVNIVIKG